A genome region from Halorussus pelagicus includes the following:
- a CDS encoding acyl-CoA dehydrogenase — MDFSLSAEQSQIRDMVAEFTDEEIKPRADEIDKNDEFPQDLVDEMAELGLMGMPFPEEYGGAGLDYHSYAIGLEEISRGSGGLGTVVAAHTSLAGNMLYEFGDEEQKQEYLTPLNRGEDIGAFALSEAGAGSDVPAMDTTAEYDADAGEYVVNGGKLWISNGSVADTVTLFAKTDPEAGNKGISSFIVRPEEDDGFHVEGTEDKLGDKGCPTAELRFDDMRIPEDRLLAEEGRGFVHALKTLNGGRITIAARSIGIARAALEDALDYSQDREQFDQPISEFQTIQHKLADMDTKVQSAKMLMHRAADRKIRGEDYIKQAAQAKLYASEISREVANEGIQIHGGYGYTKDFPAERYYRDSKLNEIYEGTSEVLRNTIANELLD; from the coding sequence ATGGACTTCAGCCTCTCCGCCGAGCAGTCCCAGATACGCGACATGGTCGCGGAGTTCACCGACGAGGAAATCAAACCTCGCGCCGACGAAATCGACAAAAACGACGAGTTCCCGCAGGACCTCGTGGACGAGATGGCCGAGTTGGGCCTGATGGGGATGCCGTTCCCCGAGGAGTACGGCGGGGCGGGTCTCGACTACCACTCCTACGCCATCGGTCTCGAAGAGATTTCGCGCGGGTCGGGCGGTCTGGGCACCGTCGTCGCGGCCCACACCAGCCTCGCGGGCAACATGCTCTACGAGTTCGGCGACGAAGAGCAGAAACAGGAGTACCTCACCCCGCTCAACCGCGGTGAGGACATCGGCGCGTTCGCGCTCTCGGAGGCCGGTGCTGGCTCGGACGTGCCCGCGATGGACACCACCGCGGAGTACGACGCCGACGCGGGCGAGTACGTCGTCAACGGCGGTAAGCTCTGGATTTCCAACGGCTCGGTCGCCGACACCGTGACGCTGTTCGCCAAGACCGACCCCGAGGCGGGCAACAAGGGCATCTCGTCGTTCATCGTCCGACCGGAGGAGGACGACGGCTTCCACGTCGAGGGCACCGAGGATAAACTCGGCGACAAGGGCTGTCCGACCGCCGAACTGCGCTTCGACGACATGCGAATCCCGGAAGACCGCCTGCTGGCCGAGGAGGGCCGCGGATTCGTCCACGCGCTCAAGACGCTCAACGGTGGCCGCATCACCATCGCGGCGCGGTCCATCGGCATCGCGCGCGCCGCGCTCGAAGACGCCCTCGACTACTCGCAGGACCGCGAGCAGTTCGACCAACCCATCTCGGAGTTCCAGACCATCCAGCACAAACTGGCCGACATGGACACCAAGGTGCAGTCCGCGAAGATGCTGATGCACCGCGCGGCCGACCGCAAGATTCGCGGCGAGGACTACATCAAGCAGGCCGCCCAAGCGAAGCTCTACGCCTCGGAAATCTCCCGCGAGGTCGCCAACGAGGGCATCCAGATTCACGGCGGCTACGGCTACACGAAGGACTTCCCGGCCGAACGCTACTACCGAGATTCGAAGCTCAACGAAATCTACGAGGGGACCAGCGAGGTCCTGCGGAACACGATTGCGAACGAGCTTTTGGACTGA
- a CDS encoding 3-hydroxyacyl-CoA dehydrogenase family protein produces MVRTLDSIESIGVVGAGTMGSGIAQVAAQSGYDVVMRDIKEEFVQNGFDSIESSLDRFVSKEKIDEEEAEATLDRISGTTELAALADCDLVIEAAVEDMDIKQDIFEDLDEEIPEDVILATNTSTLSITTIASVTDREDRIVGLHFMNPVPVMTGVEVVVGEKTDEEVAAFAHDLAEDLGKETWESDDKPGFVTNRILMPWLNEGIRAYDEGVATKEDIDKGMKLGTNVPMGPLELADHIGLDICLDASETLHEELGDRYKPAYLLKRKVDAGDLGKKTGQGFYEY; encoded by the coding sequence ATGGTACGCACGCTCGACAGCATCGAGAGTATCGGCGTCGTCGGCGCGGGAACGATGGGAAGCGGTATCGCGCAGGTCGCGGCCCAATCGGGCTACGACGTGGTGATGCGCGACATCAAAGAGGAGTTCGTCCAGAACGGCTTCGACTCCATCGAGAGCAGTCTCGACCGATTCGTGAGCAAGGAGAAAATTGACGAGGAGGAGGCCGAGGCGACCCTCGACCGCATCTCGGGTACCACGGAACTGGCGGCGCTCGCGGACTGCGACCTCGTCATCGAGGCCGCGGTCGAGGACATGGACATCAAGCAGGACATCTTCGAGGACTTGGACGAGGAGATTCCCGAAGACGTGATTCTCGCCACGAACACCTCCACCCTCTCCATCACGACCATCGCCTCGGTGACCGACCGCGAGGACCGAATCGTCGGCCTGCACTTCATGAACCCCGTGCCGGTCATGACGGGCGTCGAAGTCGTCGTCGGCGAGAAGACCGACGAGGAAGTCGCGGCGTTCGCCCACGACCTCGCGGAAGACCTCGGCAAGGAGACGTGGGAGTCTGACGACAAGCCCGGTTTCGTCACCAACCGCATCCTGATGCCGTGGCTGAACGAGGGCATCCGTGCCTACGACGAGGGCGTCGCCACCAAGGAAGACATCGACAAGGGGATGAAACTCGGTACGAACGTCCCGATGGGTCCGCTCGAACTCGCCGACCACATCGGTCTCGACATCTGTCTCGACGCCAGCGAGACACTTCACGAGGAGTTGGGCGACCGGTACAAGCCCGCCTACCTGCTCAAACGCAAGGTTGACGCGGGTGACTTGGGCAAGAAGACGGGACAGGGCTTCTACGAATACTGA
- a CDS encoding phytoene/squalene synthase family protein, translating to MDTEPPTERSADENIEWCFDAVQGVSRTFAITIDVLEEPMASYICVGYLLCRVADTVEDAGHIPPEEQSHLLTLYDRSLDPEDATDIEEFRREVEPWLPENADEVDAEEVGDEADWTVVARSPRVVATFRSLGEDAQSAIYPPVSELVTGMAEFVDRYADDGGLRIGTIDELEEYCWYAAGTVGELITNLLAQDVDDRRAEVMRANARGFALVLQLINVAKDVSDDFREENNVYLPAAWLREHGVSPANVTDPENHTAVAGVIQRVTRHARGYMDDAQRYLEALPESQGNTLEAWAIPFLLAVGTSRELLERPEDVVEEGGVKVSRAEVMGLIQLFKSGNVERERIGELRSQLEDEPFSPS from the coding sequence ATGGACACGGAGCCGCCCACCGAACGCTCTGCGGACGAGAACATCGAGTGGTGTTTCGACGCCGTGCAGGGCGTTTCGAGAACGTTCGCCATCACTATCGACGTGCTGGAGGAGCCGATGGCCTCCTACATCTGCGTCGGGTACTTGCTCTGTCGCGTCGCCGATACGGTCGAGGACGCCGGTCATATCCCTCCCGAAGAGCAGTCGCATTTACTCACGCTCTACGACCGCTCGCTCGACCCCGAGGACGCGACCGACATCGAGGAGTTCCGGCGCGAAGTCGAGCCGTGGCTCCCGGAAAACGCCGACGAGGTGGACGCCGAGGAAGTCGGCGACGAGGCCGACTGGACCGTGGTCGCCCGGTCGCCCCGCGTCGTCGCCACCTTCCGGTCGCTCGGCGAGGACGCCCAGTCGGCCATCTACCCGCCGGTCAGCGAACTCGTCACCGGGATGGCCGAGTTCGTGGACCGCTACGCCGACGACGGCGGCCTCCGAATCGGCACCATCGACGAGTTGGAGGAATACTGTTGGTACGCCGCCGGAACGGTCGGCGAACTCATCACCAACCTACTCGCCCAAGACGTGGACGACCGGCGCGCGGAGGTCATGCGGGCCAACGCCCGCGGATTCGCGCTGGTGCTCCAACTGATCAACGTCGCCAAGGACGTGTCTGACGACTTCCGCGAGGAGAACAACGTCTACCTCCCTGCCGCGTGGCTCCGCGAACACGGCGTCAGCCCCGCGAACGTCACCGACCCGGAGAACCACACCGCGGTCGCCGGGGTCATCCAGCGCGTGACTCGCCACGCGCGAGGGTACATGGACGACGCCCAGCGCTACCTCGAAGCGCTCCCCGAGTCGCAGGGCAACACCCTCGAAGCGTGGGCCATCCCCTTCCTGCTCGCGGTCGGAACGAGTCGGGAATTGTTGGAGCGCCCCGAGGACGTGGTCGAGGAGGGCGGCGTGAAAGTCTCGCGCGCCGAAGTCATGGGCCTGATTCAACTGTTCAAGTCCGGGAACGTCGAGCGCGAGCGAATCGGCGAACTGCGGTCGCAGTTGGAAGACGAGCCGTTCTCGCCGTCGTGA
- a CDS encoding DUF1059 domain-containing protein: MDCEFEITGENEEELVDFVQIHARSQHDMSVSEDDARDMMKNT, from the coding sequence ATGGACTGCGAGTTCGAGATCACCGGGGAGAACGAAGAAGAGTTGGTCGATTTCGTCCAGATTCACGCCCGGTCCCAACACGACATGTCCGTGTCGGAGGACGACGCGCGCGACATGATGAAGAACACCTGA
- a CDS encoding DUF7111 family protein, producing MTEEESTPDDATPGDDTPAETAETTENGITARYRETADERVLEFESDRATAAVAQNVEGYAMLKVRPSADGDELERYYGFDMALDHAAELLGVSPHDLPVPEDAQDMGM from the coding sequence ATGACCGAGGAGGAATCCACTCCCGACGACGCTACTCCCGGCGACGACACCCCCGCCGAGACCGCCGAAACCACCGAGAACGGCATCACCGCGCGCTACCGCGAGACCGCCGACGAGCGCGTGCTTGAGTTCGAGAGCGACCGCGCGACCGCCGCCGTCGCGCAGAACGTCGAGGGTTACGCCATGCTGAAAGTCCGGCCGAGCGCCGACGGCGACGAACTCGAACGCTACTACGGGTTCGACATGGCGCTGGACCACGCCGCGGAACTGCTCGGCGTCTCGCCCCACGACCTGCCGGTGCCCGAGGACGCGCAGGATATGGGGATGTGA
- a CDS encoding LamG domain-containing protein — protein sequence MSGSGVQYTDGQQGSNAAAWPGFVSADFVPLENDEPLTFCYWMRDDGTESTWDDDLIWKITSEDGGGVGSFCTTDGDAFLWSSGDNTLNQSTTNVLDGRWHHVAFVYEQSRNRLQLFIDGNREYDIEYTDNLTGMDRTAIMFGNNGSDGWKEYDGGVDDFRIYRRALSASEIRELTRA from the coding sequence TTGTCCGGGAGCGGTGTGCAGTACACCGACGGACAGCAGGGGTCGAACGCGGCGGCTTGGCCGGGGTTCGTTTCGGCCGATTTTGTCCCGCTAGAGAACGACGAACCGCTCACGTTCTGTTACTGGATGCGCGACGACGGGACGGAATCGACGTGGGACGATGACCTCATCTGGAAAATTACCTCCGAGGACGGTGGCGGGGTCGGGTCCTTCTGTACCACCGACGGCGATGCCTTCCTCTGGTCGTCGGGCGACAACACGCTGAATCAGAGTACCACGAACGTACTCGACGGGCGGTGGCATCACGTCGCGTTCGTCTACGAGCAGAGCAGGAACCGACTACAGTTGTTCATCGACGGAAACCGGGAGTACGACATCGAGTACACGGACAACCTGACCGGGATGGACAGGACTGCGATCATGTTCGGAAACAACGGCTCCGACGGTTGGAAAGAGTACGACGGCGGAGTAGACGACTTCCGAATCTACCGCCGGGCGCTGAGCGCCTCGGAAATCCGCGAACTCACGAGAGCGTAA
- a CDS encoding ribbon-helix-helix domain-containing protein translates to MTEYTTVSIPKDLADRVDETIEGTSFSSTSDLVRFLLRSIVIQHQKEGELTEAEFEEITGQLRELGYLE, encoded by the coding sequence ATGACCGAGTACACCACGGTCTCGATTCCGAAGGACCTCGCCGACCGCGTGGACGAGACCATCGAGGGGACCAGTTTCTCCAGCACGAGCGACCTCGTGCGATTTCTGCTCCGGAGCATCGTCATCCAGCACCAGAAGGAGGGCGAACTGACGGAGGCGGAGTTCGAGGAAATCACCGGACAACTTCGAGAACTGGGTTATCTGGAGTAG
- a CDS encoding PadR family transcriptional regulator, with the protein MTRWLQSGRRRDLCALLYDADELRGQSLKTRIEAHYDTHIDSQSFYAALRSLEENGFVEKRTEGIHEAYALTDAGERRVEDHFEWMAEKMAE; encoded by the coding sequence ATGACCAGATGGCTCCAGAGCGGGCGACGCCGCGACCTCTGTGCCCTGCTGTACGACGCCGATGAACTCCGTGGCCAAAGTCTGAAGACGCGCATCGAAGCCCATTACGACACCCACATCGACTCCCAGTCGTTCTACGCCGCGCTGCGGTCGCTCGAAGAGAACGGATTCGTGGAGAAACGGACGGAGGGCATCCACGAGGCCTACGCGCTGACCGACGCCGGTGAGAGGCGCGTCGAAGACCACTTCGAGTGGATGGCCGAGAAGATGGCGGAGTAG
- a CDS encoding DUF7503 family protein, whose translation MSETDVTTYLAENPRKMGVLFTMLLLLTQAGNAAAGMAPACYGP comes from the coding sequence ATGTCAGAAACCGACGTTACCACGTACCTCGCAGAGAATCCCCGAAAGATGGGCGTCCTGTTCACCATGCTACTCCTGCTCACGCAGGCCGGAAACGCCGCCGCCGGAATGGCACCGGCGTGTTACGGCCCGTAA
- a CDS encoding MPN domain-containing protein, translated as MVYVTRGLIDVLLDFAADAEPEELTVSIAVTPAAELESTDDLPPDAPVFTHFYPPDAGKSITAVFGVDLSVPAGQTQGRFISHPRGNLEVNKTDDLHEAILVAVPPWEESSLAAFDRSGRQQPLEVVDAHPPTESLS; from the coding sequence GTGGTCTACGTAACTCGGGGACTGATAGACGTACTCCTCGACTTCGCGGCGGACGCCGAACCCGAGGAACTGACCGTCTCTATCGCCGTCACCCCCGCCGCCGAACTGGAGAGTACCGACGACCTTCCACCGGACGCGCCGGTGTTCACGCACTTCTACCCGCCCGACGCCGGAAAGTCGATTACGGCGGTGTTCGGCGTGGACCTATCGGTTCCGGCCGGACAGACGCAGGGCCGATTTATCTCTCACCCGCGGGGGAATCTCGAAGTGAACAAGACCGACGACCTCCACGAGGCGATTCTGGTCGCGGTGCCGCCGTGGGAGGAGTCGTCGCTCGCGGCGTTCGACCGGTCGGGCCGCCAGCAACCGCTGGAGGTCGTGGACGCCCACCCGCCGACCGAGTCGCTGTCGTAG